One Lachnospiraceae bacterium C1.1 genomic region harbors:
- a CDS encoding DNA methyltransferase, with translation MKAGRNKTIDISLEEGVPYLERCIKVEEKKDLSEIVNKTICGDSFEVMKNLPEKFADLLIVDPPYNMDKDFSGKSFKKMTDEVYAEYTEKWLEAALPCLKDNGSVYVCCDWESSMVIGLTLKKYLTLRNRITWQREKGRGALSNWKNGMEDIYFATASKSDYKFNIDDVKIRRRVLAPYRVDGAPKDWEETEEGNFRNTYPSNFWDDISIPYWSMSENTAHPTQKSEKLLAKLILASSDKGDVVFDPFGGSGSTAVTAKKLGRNFVIIEQNPQYCIWAEKRLEMADSDMSIQGYTDGVFWERNTHSLQGRKKKV, from the coding sequence ATGAAAGCAGGAAGAAATAAAACCATAGATATTTCGCTCGAAGAGGGAGTGCCGTATTTAGAACGCTGCATAAAAGTTGAGGAGAAGAAAGATTTATCGGAGATCGTAAATAAGACCATCTGCGGTGACAGCTTTGAGGTAATGAAAAATCTGCCGGAGAAGTTTGCAGATCTTTTGATAGTAGATCCTCCCTACAATATGGATAAGGATTTCAGCGGAAAGTCCTTTAAGAAAATGACAGATGAAGTGTACGCTGAATATACCGAAAAATGGCTTGAGGCAGCGCTTCCCTGTCTTAAGGATAACGGAAGCGTTTATGTATGCTGCGATTGGGAGTCGAGCATGGTTATCGGCCTTACCTTAAAAAAATATCTGACATTAAGAAATCGTATAACCTGGCAGCGGGAAAAAGGACGCGGAGCATTGTCTAACTGGAAGAACGGCATGGAGGATATTTATTTTGCAACGGCCTCTAAGTCTGACTACAAATTCAACATAGATGATGTAAAAATAAGAAGACGCGTGCTTGCACCATATCGTGTAGACGGTGCACCGAAGGACTGGGAAGAAACAGAGGAGGGAAATTTCAGAAATACTTATCCTTCAAATTTCTGGGACGATATTTCTATTCCCTATTGGTCGATGAGTGAAAACACAGCCCACCCGACACAGAAAAGTGAGAAGCTTTTAGCCAAGCTTATTCTCGCAAGTTCTGATAAGGGTGACGTGGTTTTTGATCCTTTTGGCGGTTCCGGCTCGACAGCAGTAACAGCGAAAAAGCTCGGTCGGAATTTTGTAATTATCGAGCAAAATCCACAATATTGCATCTGGGCGGAAAAACGCCTTGAAATGGCTGACAGCGACATGAGTATCCAGGGCTACACCGACGGTGTTTTCTGGGAACGCAACACCCACTCGCTCCAGGGTCGAAAGAAGAAGGTATAG
- a CDS encoding dUTP diphosphatase, with protein MAVKSEKIEIRYINDKITKLEYIDGKSDWIDLRSAEDVDLKKGEFHMIPLGIAMKLPEGYEAHVVPRSSTFKNFGLIQTNHMGVIDCSYSGDNDQWFVPVLAMRDTHVSFNDRICQFRIMENQPKIIFEEKEHLDSVDRGGFGSTGIN; from the coding sequence ATGGCAGTTAAAAGTGAAAAAATAGAGATCAGATATATAAATGACAAGATCACAAAGCTTGAATATATAGATGGAAAGTCCGACTGGATTGATTTAAGGAGTGCTGAGGACGTTGATCTGAAAAAAGGTGAATTTCACATGATTCCGTTGGGAATTGCAATGAAGCTTCCGGAGGGATATGAGGCACATGTGGTTCCGAGAAGTTCGACATTTAAGAATTTCGGTCTTATTCAGACAAATCACATGGGAGTTATCGACTGCTCCTACAGCGGAGACAATGACCAGTGGTTCGTACCGGTACTGGCAATGAGAGATACACACGTTTCTTTTAATGACAGGATCTGCCAGTTCAGGATCATGGAAAACCAGCCAAAGATTATTTTTGAGGAGAAAGAACATCTTGATTCCGTTGACAGAGGTGGTTTCGGATCTACGGGGATAAACTGA
- a CDS encoding HD domain-containing protein, protein MRINREHVKNEFAAYTSLYNSNDEKIRLKIEHTYRVAEAADRIARSLDLSDEDIDLAWLLGMLHDIGRFEQVKQYGTFLDSISVNHGELGADILFKEGHIRDYVEESADDIVIEKAIRLHNIYILPDDLNEREELFAKLIRDADKVDIMKVCCEFSVRDAYEVSEEEFYQSSISDLVIRDAMNTINVSRAHEKLPADKLVSHIALVFGLEFPESYTMVDEAGYVWEMLDTKSKNPDTAEKLKKLKKVVRKYVNEHKNDVVSDNRRLA, encoded by the coding sequence ATGAGAATTAACAGAGAACATGTAAAAAATGAATTTGCTGCATATACATCACTTTATAACAGTAATGATGAAAAAATCAGATTAAAGATTGAGCATACCTATAGGGTAGCTGAGGCGGCAGACAGGATTGCAAGAAGTCTTGATCTGTCTGATGAGGATATCGATCTTGCCTGGCTCCTTGGAATGCTTCACGATATAGGAAGATTCGAGCAGGTAAAGCAGTACGGAACTTTCCTTGACAGCATTTCTGTGAATCATGGAGAACTTGGCGCGGATATCCTTTTTAAGGAAGGGCATATCAGAGATTATGTGGAAGAATCCGCAGATGATATAGTTATTGAAAAGGCGATTCGTCTTCACAATATTTATATCCTGCCTGATGATCTTAATGAAAGAGAAGAACTTTTTGCAAAGCTTATAAGAGACGCGGATAAAGTAGACATAATGAAAGTATGCTGTGAGTTTTCGGTAAGGGATGCTTACGAAGTCAGCGAAGAGGAATTTTATCAATCATCGATATCAGATCTTGTGATCCGCGATGCAATGAACACTATAAATGTTTCCCGTGCTCATGAGAAACTCCCGGCTGATAAGCTGGTCAGTCATATTGCACTTGTCTTTGGGCTTGAATTCCCAGAGAGCTATACAATGGTTGATGAGGCTGGATACGTTTGGGAAATGCTTGATACAAAAAGCAAAAATCCAGATACAGCAGAAAAACTTAAGAAACTGAAAAAAGTAGTAAGAAAATATGTGAATGAGCATAAAAATGACGTTGTAAGCGATAACAGGCGCCTTGCATAA
- a CDS encoding ORF6N domain-containing protein: MASEKNKPAVLQTNTAIQDFNEIQNKIYTIRNQQVMLDSDLALMYQVETKRLNERVKRNIARFPENFCFQLTKDEYDHLRSQIATSSEEYGGRRYLPYVFTEQGIAMLSAVLNSETAINVSIKIMNAFVEMRRFMASNAMLFERISAVELKQLEFQKKTEEKFDEVFEYISDHAESEQKIFYDGQIYDAFSLIASIIQRATKSIDLVDGYVDVVTLNLLAKKKKGVDVKVYTFPKTNLSQTDIKNFNAQYPKLEVKMTNAFHDRFMVLDDKTVYHIGASIKDAGKKCFGITLIQDATMANDLISRLKKIK, translated from the coding sequence ATGGCATCTGAAAAGAATAAACCTGCTGTACTACAAACTAATACAGCAATTCAAGATTTTAATGAGATTCAAAATAAAATATACACAATACGAAATCAGCAGGTTATGTTAGATAGTGACCTGGCTTTAATGTATCAAGTTGAGACAAAGCGATTAAATGAGCGCGTAAAGCGTAACATTGCAAGGTTTCCAGAGAACTTTTGCTTTCAATTAACAAAGGATGAATATGATCACTTGAGGTCGCAAATTGCGACCTCAAGTGAAGAATATGGTGGACGTAGATATTTACCATATGTTTTCACGGAGCAAGGAATTGCAATGCTTTCAGCCGTACTGAATAGTGAAACGGCTATAAATGTAAGTATAAAGATTATGAATGCATTTGTGGAAATGCGTCGTTTCATGGCAAGTAATGCAATGTTGTTTGAACGCATCAGTGCAGTTGAGCTTAAACAGCTAGAGTTTCAGAAAAAGACAGAAGAAAAATTTGATGAGGTCTTTGAGTATATTTCTGACCATGCCGAGTCTGAACAAAAGATTTTTTATGATGGTCAGATATATGATGCATTTAGTTTGATAGCGTCAATTATTCAAAGGGCGACAAAATCTATTGATTTGGTTGACGGGTATGTTGATGTAGTGACGCTGAACCTTTTGGCAAAGAAGAAAAAGGGCGTTGATGTTAAGGTTTATACTTTTCCAAAAACAAATCTTAGTCAAACAGATATAAAGAATTTTAATGCTCAGTATCCAAAGCTTGAAGTAAAAATGACAAATGCTTTTCATGATAGATTTATGGTTTTGGATGATAAAACTGTTTATCATATAGGAGCTTCAATAAAGGATGCCGGCAAGAAGTGCTTTGGTATTACACTGATACAAGACGCTACAATGGCCAATGACCTTATTAGTAGACTCAAAAAAATAAAATAA
- a CDS encoding folylpolyglutamate synthase/dihydrofolate synthase family protein, translated as MNYEEALKYIMSVPAFSPKSIANGTEPFDLVSIKELLERLGNPQDSLKYVHIAGTNGKGSTSAYTAQILEESGLTVGLYTSPFIERFTERIRVNGIEISGEDLARLTEKVAGIVEEMKRDGARLPSEYEIVSAIAFLYYKEKKCDIVVLEVGLGGRLDATNIIKFPELAIITTISFDHTEILGDSLDKIAFEKAGIIKEGCDILVYPQTDEAESSIEKVALKRNASLHRAVIPEKALSADLNGQKFALDINGREEIFETSLLGNYQINNAAIAIEAAYILKNKGWNITDEAIKLGIKNTEWPGRFELLRKEPAFIIDGSHNDEGASVLVKSLQQYFPDKKIIFITGVLEDKDYAHMMRRVIPLAKSFLTITPPSPRALSAKALAEFLLKENAPSAEAFDSIEEAVANAVRSAGKDDIICAFGSLYYIGIVRSLLRD; from the coding sequence ATGAATTACGAAGAAGCATTAAAATATATAATGAGCGTACCGGCGTTTTCGCCTAAATCTATTGCTAACGGAACTGAGCCTTTCGATCTCGTAAGTATAAAAGAACTTTTAGAAAGGCTTGGAAATCCGCAGGATTCACTGAAATATGTCCATATCGCAGGAACCAACGGAAAGGGTTCGACATCTGCATATACAGCTCAGATCCTTGAAGAAAGCGGACTTACGGTGGGACTTTATACTTCACCTTTTATAGAGCGTTTTACAGAACGTATCCGTGTCAATGGAATTGAAATATCCGGTGAAGATCTGGCAAGACTTACGGAAAAAGTTGCAGGAATTGTTGAAGAGATGAAACGCGATGGCGCCAGACTTCCCTCAGAATATGAGATCGTATCGGCTATAGCTTTTTTGTATTATAAGGAAAAGAAGTGTGATATCGTCGTTCTTGAGGTTGGTCTCGGCGGAAGACTCGATGCGACTAATATAATCAAGTTTCCGGAGCTCGCGATAATCACAACTATCAGCTTTGATCACACGGAAATCTTAGGTGACAGCCTTGATAAGATCGCTTTTGAAAAGGCCGGGATCATTAAAGAGGGCTGCGATATTCTCGTCTATCCTCAGACAGATGAAGCTGAAAGTTCTATTGAAAAGGTCGCTCTTAAAAGAAATGCTTCTCTTCACAGGGCTGTTATTCCTGAGAAGGCTTTATCCGCTGACTTAAACGGACAGAAATTCGCTCTCGATATAAACGGAAGAGAGGAGATTTTTGAAACTTCTCTTTTGGGTAATTATCAGATAAATAATGCGGCTATCGCAATCGAGGCAGCTTATATATTAAAAAATAAAGGCTGGAATATAACAGATGAGGCCATAAAACTCGGAATTAAAAATACTGAATGGCCCGGACGTTTTGAACTTTTAAGGAAAGAACCTGCTTTCATAATCGACGGAAGTCACAACGACGAGGGTGCTTCAGTCCTTGTGAAAAGCCTTCAGCAGTACTTTCCTGATAAAAAGATAATTTTTATAACAGGAGTTCTCGAGGATAAGGATTACGCTCATATGATGCGTCGAGTGATCCCTCTCGCAAAGAGTTTTCTCACGATAACTCCGCCGTCTCCCCGAGCCTTAAGCGCTAAAGCTCTTGCTGAATTTCTCTTAAAAGAAAATGCTCCCTCAGCAGAGGCTTTTGACTCCATAGAGGAGGCGGTTGCCAATGCAGTTCGATCCGCCGGTAAAGACGATATCATTTGTGCTTTTGGTTCGCTTTACTATATCGGCATCGTCCGCTCGCTTCTTCGGGATTAA
- a CDS encoding family 43 glycosylhydrolase: MEQDYKYDVNEKAFESARSGNLDAVRDYIEHQLPSAAIYDKDHVSLLGAAVESGNYELIEYLTLLITLSPLDSDYKGETAYDIAKRLGNNKALELFNRVTGFSWEESFHNPVRRGFNPDPSMIRVGEYFYMVNSSFTFFPCLPISKSKDLVHWERVAYAIDNPEWAGFEKMEGGRGYWAPDISTDGRKFYITVTLRGNDGDEHEWRQVIVSADSPEGPYSKPCYIDDGGIDPSLFHDDDGRHYMLVNKGARIIELNEDCSAAISDSRLIWFGSNKYKPEGPHMFKRNGYYYLILAEGGTGRGHCMTCARSKNIYGPYEPSPFNPIMHQYDESAFMQCCGHGQFVDLEDGRTVTTFLCTREFEGKYPILGRESSIEEINWTPEGWPYLRNGEKIPAVQRKKFLPDAFIHENSRDYYPRWKGFDFISPRGLLSENISIVPKDTLILKGSDADINSLDFRSALLVKQEQYNFTEILSLKASSITEGGSAGICSYYDENSFLTYGITIQNGKLLLLFMEYVGDSFRIYRLLNLSSKIGDADEICLKMEVSGMERKFFVKTPYGWDETDQTENTEYLLSSGLSKGKRFTGATTGLYASSCTAQFVDFKII; encoded by the coding sequence ATGGAACAGGATTATAAATACGACGTAAACGAAAAAGCATTTGAATCTGCGCGCAGCGGAAATCTCGACGCAGTCAGAGACTATATAGAACACCAGCTCCCAAGTGCTGCGATCTATGATAAAGATCACGTTTCTCTTCTTGGCGCTGCTGTTGAAAGCGGTAACTATGAACTGATAGAATACCTTACTCTGTTGATAACGCTTTCTCCTTTAGACAGCGATTATAAGGGTGAAACAGCTTATGACATTGCCAAAAGGCTGGGAAACAACAAAGCTTTAGAGCTATTCAACCGGGTTACGGGCTTCTCCTGGGAAGAAAGTTTTCACAATCCCGTAAGACGTGGGTTCAATCCGGATCCCAGTATGATACGCGTTGGCGAATATTTTTACATGGTAAATTCAAGCTTTACATTTTTCCCATGTCTTCCTATCTCTAAATCAAAGGATCTCGTTCATTGGGAAAGAGTCGCTTATGCAATAGACAATCCCGAATGGGCAGGATTTGAAAAAATGGAAGGCGGTCGTGGATACTGGGCTCCTGATATCTCCACCGACGGCAGGAAATTTTATATCACGGTCACTCTTCGAGGAAACGATGGTGATGAACACGAATGGCGTCAGGTGATCGTTTCCGCAGATTCTCCGGAAGGGCCTTATAGCAAACCCTGCTATATAGATGATGGAGGGATCGACCCGTCTCTTTTCCATGATGATGACGGACGTCATTACATGCTGGTAAATAAGGGCGCAAGAATTATTGAATTGAACGAAGACTGCTCTGCTGCAATTTCCGATTCCAGACTTATCTGGTTCGGCTCAAATAAATATAAGCCTGAAGGCCCGCATATGTTCAAGCGAAATGGATATTATTACCTTATCCTCGCAGAGGGCGGAACAGGCAGGGGACACTGCATGACCTGCGCCCGTTCCAAAAATATTTACGGTCCTTATGAGCCTTCACCCTTTAATCCGATAATGCACCAGTATGATGAGTCTGCATTTATGCAGTGCTGCGGACATGGTCAATTTGTGGATCTCGAAGATGGCCGTACAGTTACAACTTTTCTCTGTACACGCGAATTCGAAGGAAAATATCCTATTCTCGGCAGAGAAAGCTCTATCGAAGAGATCAACTGGACACCCGAGGGCTGGCCTTATCTCAGAAACGGAGAAAAAATCCCCGCGGTTCAGAGAAAGAAATTTTTACCTGATGCATTTATTCATGAAAATTCAAGGGATTATTATCCGAGATGGAAAGGATTTGATTTCATAAGTCCGAGAGGACTTTTATCTGAAAATATTTCGATCGTACCAAAAGATACTCTTATCCTGAAAGGCTCAGATGCAGATATAAATTCACTCGATTTCAGATCTGCTCTTCTCGTGAAGCAGGAACAATATAATTTCACAGAGATTCTGAGCCTTAAAGCCTCTTCGATCACAGAAGGCGGTTCTGCCGGAATCTGCTCCTACTATGATGAAAACAGTTTCCTGACCTATGGCATCACCATCCAGAACGGCAAACTGCTGCTTCTCTTTATGGAATATGTAGGCGACAGTTTCAGGATCTACAGACTCCTGAATCTATCCTCTAAAATTGGTGATGCAGACGAAATCTGCCTGAAGATGGAAGTATCCGGAATGGAAAGGAAGTTCTTCGTTAAAACTCCTTATGGCTGGGACGAAACTGACCAGACCGAAAACACGGAATATCTCCTCTCCTCCGGTCTCTCAAAGGGCAAACGCTTCACCGGCGCAACAACTGGACTTTACGCTTCGTCCTGCACCGCCCAGTTCGTCGATTTTAAAATCATATAG
- a CDS encoding SDR family oxidoreductase: protein MNQYSMVKRYFDLTGQVAVVTGASTGLGVQMAHALADEGASLVLLARRQNLLDENAAAISKEYGVKAVGYACDITDTAKVEEVVDTIMKEFGRIDIAINNAGTGAVAPAEDITDEQIENELKIDLIGTFKVARAIAKKAMIPAGYGRIINIASMYGLVGNKIAPSSPYHAAKGGVVNLTKALAAEWGAKGITVNAICPGYFETPLTKETLDSPTFQEYAHTMIPLERYGKEGELDTAAIFLSSPASSYVNGVILPVDGGYTAI, encoded by the coding sequence ATGAATCAGTATTCAATGGTAAAGCGTTATTTTGACCTTACGGGTCAGGTTGCTGTTGTTACCGGTGCTTCCACGGGACTCGGTGTTCAGATGGCACATGCTCTCGCAGATGAAGGTGCAAGCCTTGTCCTTCTTGCAAGAAGACAAAACCTTTTAGATGAAAATGCTGCTGCTATTTCAAAGGAATATGGCGTTAAGGCAGTTGGATATGCCTGCGATATCACAGATACAGCCAAAGTCGAAGAAGTTGTGGATACTATCATGAAAGAGTTTGGAAGGATCGATATCGCCATTAATAATGCCGGCACAGGTGCGGTAGCTCCTGCGGAAGATATCACCGACGAACAGATTGAAAATGAGCTGAAAATTGACCTTATCGGAACCTTCAAGGTCGCAAGGGCAATCGCAAAAAAAGCCATGATCCCTGCAGGTTACGGCAGAATTATAAATATCGCTTCCATGTATGGTCTCGTAGGTAATAAGATCGCTCCTTCATCTCCTTACCACGCAGCAAAGGGCGGAGTTGTCAATCTGACAAAGGCTCTCGCAGCTGAATGGGGTGCTAAGGGAATCACTGTAAACGCCATCTGTCCCGGATATTTCGAGACACCGCTTACAAAAGAAACTCTTGATAGTCCTACATTCCAGGAATATGCACACACCATGATCCCGTTAGAGCGATATGGAAAAGAAGGCGAGCTTGATACAGCTGCAATTTTCCTTTCATCTCCTGCATCATCATATGTAAATGGTGTTATTCTTCCTGTTGATGGCGGATACACTGCTATTTAA
- a CDS encoding folate family ECF transporter S component → MSKLKNTHVITVIGMLTAVAVILGYLKIPVNSLIEIRFTNLPIAVGGALLGPVAGGLVGALSDIVQYLAKPTGPFFPGFTISSCITGIIFGLLLRKDGKSAVSLKRIIISELLVTLLVSLPLNSLWLSMLYGNAFIVVLSSRLLKEIVMFPINTLLLIAVIKPVGRFSKTLLPLSIKRS, encoded by the coding sequence ATGTCAAAGTTAAAAAACACCCATGTTATCACAGTTATAGGAATGCTTACCGCAGTGGCGGTCATTCTCGGTTATCTGAAAATTCCGGTAAACAGCCTTATCGAGATCAGATTTACCAATCTTCCAATCGCAGTTGGAGGAGCTCTTTTAGGTCCCGTTGCAGGAGGACTTGTCGGAGCACTTTCGGATATAGTACAATATTTGGCTAAGCCTACAGGTCCATTTTTCCCGGGATTTACCATCAGTTCATGTATCACAGGAATCATATTCGGACTTCTTTTGAGAAAAGACGGCAAATCAGCGGTAAGCCTGAAAAGAATTATCATATCAGAGCTTCTGGTAACGCTTCTTGTAAGTCTTCCCTTAAACAGCCTCTGGCTTTCAATGCTCTATGGAAACGCATTTATAGTCGTTCTGAGCTCGAGACTTCTTAAAGAAATAGTCATGTTTCCTATCAATACACTGCTCCTTATAGCAGTTATCAAACCTGTAGGAAGATTTTCAAAAACACTTCTTCCGTTAAGTATAAAGAGAAGTTAA
- a CDS encoding EutP/PduV family microcompartment system protein — protein sequence MKKLFLMGRSEAGKTSLTQAMKGEELHYEKTQYTYSHETTIDTPGEYAETKTASVGLACFSFDADVIGMLCAADEPFSIFGNNLNCCINRPLIGIITKIDSPLANVEKVEQWMLNAGCERVFPVSNKTREGIDELLDYLEADRATISLEEAKIKQAKGINAWE from the coding sequence ATGAAAAAACTATTTTTAATGGGCAGAAGTGAAGCGGGAAAAACTTCCCTTACACAGGCAATGAAAGGCGAGGAGTTGCATTATGAAAAGACCCAGTATACTTATTCTCACGAAACGACAATAGACACTCCGGGAGAATATGCGGAGACTAAAACCGCTTCTGTGGGACTTGCCTGCTTTTCGTTTGATGCCGATGTAATAGGAATGTTATGTGCGGCCGACGAGCCCTTCAGTATTTTCGGAAATAATCTGAACTGCTGTATCAATCGACCTCTTATCGGGATCATAACAAAAATCGATTCGCCTCTCGCTAATGTAGAAAAAGTTGAGCAGTGGATGCTGAATGCCGGCTGCGAGAGAGTATTTCCTGTAAGCAATAAAACCAGGGAGGGAATAGATGAGCTTCTGGATTATCTTGAGGCAGACAGGGCTACGATAAGTCTGGAAGAAGCAAAAATCAAACAGGCGAAGGGGATAAATGCTTGGGAGTGA
- a CDS encoding MATE family efflux transporter, whose amino-acid sequence MFSKKTFISSKFYSMLAGGILTSFIQAFVVMSDSFIAGIKLGESAVVGVNLVLPVYSFAIFFALLFSLGVPILYSKEIGAFDRKEADRTFGMGILGTTVTGVVLFVLLTFGENLYFDLIGASGASLSSARDYLFWIKYVVMITPFEALLTGMVFADGDEFLSTLANVISAMGNIILSILLAGVMGAGGLGLASFLSLAASIVVSFLHFMKKGNSLHLNLCFSVTKLRIILRYSIVDSSTFLFLMVFQMVLNRYVAGTFGSDMLILVSVIAFIKEVQIVFDGVGEALTPIISVYLGERTYQGVSEVWKLARKTAVIESIIVTAAIIAGAPVIVRFLGIEDPQRVQFAVRGLRIMSLSLIFSSRMYLDSSYYVLIDKIPLGVLICALRDLITAVPLAVIGGHWGIYGMFTGLMIAPALGYLMSYLYICLKYDKDSYVLFIPPMEKERHIWMYEFEVRPDLITATRDQIGKTLKDRGRSSSTVNRVMVLFEELFMLVYDLNPGKTVLAECIVESGERVHIITKDNGVYCDLTDPDLQVESFRSFVVSSLTENLTRNRINLVSLSFNRNAFEIE is encoded by the coding sequence ATGTTTTCCAAAAAAACTTTTATCTCGTCGAAATTCTATTCCATGCTGGCAGGCGGAATATTAACATCCTTTATACAGGCCTTTGTGGTTATGTCAGATTCATTTATTGCAGGCATCAAACTGGGAGAGAGCGCGGTTGTAGGTGTCAATCTGGTTCTGCCGGTTTATTCGTTTGCAATCTTTTTTGCACTTCTGTTTTCGTTGGGTGTACCAATCCTTTATTCAAAGGAAATAGGAGCTTTTGACAGAAAAGAAGCTGACCGTACGTTTGGAATGGGGATTCTCGGAACGACTGTTACAGGCGTTGTTCTTTTTGTATTACTGACCTTTGGTGAAAATCTATATTTTGATCTTATCGGGGCTTCGGGTGCAAGTCTGTCATCGGCAAGGGATTATCTGTTCTGGATAAAATATGTCGTTATGATCACACCCTTTGAAGCTCTTCTTACCGGCATGGTCTTTGCTGACGGGGATGAATTTCTGAGCACACTGGCAAATGTGATATCAGCCATGGGTAATATCATTCTTTCAATCCTGCTTGCCGGGGTGATGGGTGCCGGTGGTTTGGGCTTAGCCTCATTCTTAAGTCTTGCAGCATCGATAGTTGTATCTTTTCTGCACTTTATGAAGAAAGGAAATTCACTTCATCTCAACCTCTGCTTTTCGGTCACTAAACTTAGGATCATACTCAGATACAGTATTGTGGATTCCAGTACATTTTTATTTCTGATGGTGTTTCAGATGGTTCTGAACCGATATGTTGCAGGGACTTTTGGCAGCGACATGCTGATACTGGTTTCCGTTATCGCTTTCATCAAAGAAGTGCAGATTGTGTTTGACGGAGTAGGGGAGGCGCTTACTCCGATCATAAGCGTTTATCTTGGAGAGAGAACATATCAGGGAGTAAGCGAGGTGTGGAAGCTTGCAAGGAAGACGGCTGTGATCGAGAGCATCATCGTTACGGCTGCCATAATTGCGGGCGCGCCCGTTATCGTCCGCTTTCTTGGAATAGAGGATCCACAAAGGGTACAGTTTGCAGTGCGGGGACTGCGCATTATGTCTCTTTCGCTGATCTTTTCAAGCAGGATGTATCTTGACTCCTCCTACTATGTTCTTATTGATAAGATCCCATTAGGCGTTCTGATATGCGCATTAAGGGATCTGATTACTGCAGTTCCGCTTGCCGTTATCGGGGGGCATTGGGGTATATACGGGATGTTTACCGGGCTGATGATCGCTCCGGCACTGGGCTATCTCATGTCATACCTTTATATATGTCTAAAATATGATAAGGACAGTTATGTCCTGTTCATCCCACCAATGGAGAAAGAGCGTCACATCTGGATGTATGAGTTTGAAGTAAGGCCAGACCTGATCACAGCGACAAGGGATCAGATTGGTAAGACACTTAAGGATAGAGGGCGAAGCAGCAGTACCGTAAACAGAGTCATGGTACTTTTTGAAGAACTGTTTATGCTCGTATATGATCTTAATCCGGGAAAGACAGTTCTTGCGGAGTGTATCGTTGAATCAGGAGAGAGGGTACATATCATAACCAAGGATAACGGAGTATACTGTGATCTTACGGATCCTGACCTTCAGGTCGAATCCTTCAGATCGTTTGTCGTATCGAGCCTTACCGAAAATCTTACCCGTAACAGGATAAACTTAGTATCGTTAAGTTTTAACCGCAATGCATTTGAGATAGAATGA
- a CDS encoding phosphoribosylaminoimidazolesuccinocarboxamide synthase, producing MKEFKPFKEGKVREIYDVGDSLVLVATDRISAFDVILKNKVTKKGTVLTQMSKFWFDYTGDIIKNHMVTTDVNEMPEFFRQEQFDGNSMLVKKLTMLPIECIVRGYITGSGWESYKQNGTVCGIKLPEGLKECDKLPEPIYTPSTKAEIGDHDENIDFERSIEVLERDFPGHGEEYAKAIRDNTIALYKKCADYALTKGIIIADTKFEFGLDEDGNVVLADEMLTPDSSRFWPLEGYESGHSQPSFDKQFVRDWLKANPDSNYDLPQDIIDKTIAKYLEAYKLLTGKDL from the coding sequence ATGAAGGAATTCAAACCTTTTAAAGAAGGCAAAGTACGTGAGATCTATGATGTAGGCGATTCACTCGTTCTGGTTGCTACAGATCGTATCTCTGCATTCGACGTAATCCTTAAAAACAAGGTTACCAAAAAGGGAACTGTTTTAACACAGATGTCAAAATTCTGGTTCGATTACACCGGTGATATCATCAAGAATCACATGGTAACAACTGACGTAAACGAGATGCCCGAATTTTTCAGACAGGAGCAATTTGATGGAAACAGCATGCTTGTAAAGAAGCTCACAATGCTTCCTATAGAGTGCATCGTTCGCGGTTATATCACAGGAAGCGGCTGGGAAAGCTACAAGCAGAATGGTACTGTTTGCGGTATCAAGCTTCCGGAAGGATTAAAGGAATGCGACAAGCTTCCTGAACCTATCTATACCCCCAGTACAAAAGCTGAGATAGGTGATCATGATGAAAATATCGACTTCGAGCGCAGCATCGAGGTTCTTGAGCGTGATTTCCCCGGACACGGTGAAGAATATGCAAAAGCAATCCGTGACAACACGATCGCTCTTTATAAAAAATGCGCTGACTACGCTCTTACAAAGGGCATAATCATTGCAGATACAAAGTTCGAGTTTGGTCTCGATGAGGATGGAAATGTAGTCCTTGCAGACGAAATGCTCACACCGGATTCAAGCCGTTTCTGGCCTTTAGAGGGATATGAAAGCGGTCATTCACAGCCTTCATTTGATAAGCAGTTCGTTCGTGACTGGCTCAAGGCTAACCCGGACAGCAATTATGACCTTCCTCAGGATATCATCGACAAGACTATTGCTAAATATCTCGAAGCATACAAGCTTCTTACCGGTAAAGATTTATAA